One region of Bacteroidota bacterium genomic DNA includes:
- the ccsA gene encoding cytochrome c biogenesis protein CcsA, whose translation MNTVDYIGESLYLGEWGKAMVALSFVAALFSTISYLLQAFNKKETDHSWLQAGRIFFVLHGLSVVGVFSLLIYLIYNHYFEYHFVWTHSSIDMDAKYILACIWEGQEGSFLLWIFWHVVLSVVLIWKSKVWESHVMSVIMLVQVFLCSMIVGIWIGDLHIGSSPFILLREHPDMFNMPFLQNANYLEGIIERGGRGLNPLLQNYWMTIHPPTLFLGFASTVIPFAFALSALITGRVREWIKPSLPYTYFSIAILGVGILMGAAWAYEALSFGGFWAWDPVENASLIPWITMVAAGHVMMITNRTGAGLPTAIFLAIISFLLILYSTFLTRSGILGESSVHAFTDLGMQGQLLLYMLFFTVLSLGMYIIYRKRIFYHTDEEKSSSREFWIFIGVMVLSVSALQIFITTSIPVYNKITGSHVAPPVDVIDHYNKWQIPISSFILLIMAFAQFFKWKQTDVKMVFKKIWLSVAISLVLTILYQWYLQLPRIQHSIMMFACLFAFTANIDYFIRVTKGKINFGGASIAHAGIALILLGALVSNAGKTVISENKLNVDLGKDFPNNENVMLIKNDTAQMKDYFVSYTNKEQEGKHIYYNIDYFKLNRASGSLEKKFTLKPFIQLNERMGNVAEPSTKHFIDKDIYTYVQYADLEDKKNSSDYTEPRTVQLGMGDTVSTSFALVILDSIRAKTIKDGGSQMEIAAHFTALDINNKRHNIEAIYKIENLMAYSEPVMNAELGLQLAFTGVKPKENKIDIQLSEKKSNKREFIIMKAIVFPHINILWLGCLLLVIGTWVAIAQRIRLNRNLRA comes from the coding sequence TTGAACACAGTAGATTACATTGGCGAATCTTTATATTTAGGCGAATGGGGCAAAGCAATGGTAGCCCTTTCTTTTGTTGCCGCATTATTTTCCACTATTTCCTATTTATTGCAGGCCTTTAATAAAAAGGAAACAGACCATAGTTGGTTGCAAGCCGGTCGTATATTTTTTGTTTTACATGGACTTTCGGTGGTTGGTGTGTTTTCATTGTTGATCTATTTAATTTACAATCATTATTTCGAATATCATTTTGTTTGGACCCATTCCAGCATTGATATGGATGCTAAATACATATTAGCATGTATATGGGAAGGGCAGGAGGGAAGTTTCTTGCTCTGGATTTTTTGGCATGTTGTATTATCCGTTGTATTGATCTGGAAAAGCAAAGTGTGGGAGTCGCATGTTATGAGCGTGATTATGCTGGTACAGGTTTTTTTATGCAGCATGATTGTAGGCATATGGATTGGCGATTTGCATATAGGAAGCAGCCCCTTTATATTACTGCGTGAACATCCTGATATGTTCAATATGCCCTTTCTGCAAAATGCCAATTATCTTGAAGGAATAATAGAAAGAGGAGGACGCGGCTTAAATCCCCTCTTGCAAAATTATTGGATGACTATTCATCCACCTACCTTATTTCTTGGGTTTGCAAGTACTGTTATACCATTTGCATTTGCATTAAGCGCATTAATTACCGGTCGTGTGCGCGAGTGGATAAAGCCCTCACTTCCGTACACTTATTTCTCAATCGCTATTCTTGGTGTGGGCATTTTAATGGGAGCTGCCTGGGCATATGAGGCGTTAAGTTTCGGTGGCTTTTGGGCGTGGGATCCGGTTGAAAATGCCTCACTTATTCCATGGATTACCATGGTGGCCGCAGGCCATGTTATGATGATAACAAACCGCACCGGGGCAGGATTGCCTACAGCTATTTTCTTAGCTATTATTTCTTTTCTCCTTATTCTTTATTCTACGTTTCTCACGCGAAGCGGTATTTTAGGCGAAAGTAGCGTACATGCTTTTACTGATTTAGGTATGCAAGGACAACTATTACTATATATGTTATTCTTTACTGTTCTTAGTCTGGGTATGTATATTATTTATCGTAAGCGAATATTTTATCATACCGATGAAGAAAAATCATCCTCACGTGAGTTTTGGATTTTTATTGGGGTGATGGTATTATCAGTTTCGGCTTTGCAAATTTTTATCACTACCTCTATTCCGGTTTATAATAAAATTACTGGCTCACATGTAGCTCCTCCTGTGGATGTAATAGATCACTATAACAAGTGGCAAATACCAATTTCTTCTTTCATCCTTCTGATTATGGCATTTGCTCAATTTTTTAAATGGAAGCAAACAGATGTTAAGATGGTCTTTAAAAAAATATGGTTAAGCGTTGCAATAAGTCTTGTGCTTACCATCTTATATCAATGGTATTTGCAACTTCCGCGCATACAGCATAGCATTATGATGTTTGCCTGCCTGTTTGCATTTACTGCCAATATCGATTACTTTATTCGGGTAACTAAGGGCAAGATTAATTTTGGAGGGGCGTCCATTGCTCATGCAGGTATAGCACTTATTCTATTAGGTGCATTAGTTAGCAATGCAGGCAAAACAGTAATTTCAGAAAACAAACTGAATGTAGATTTGGGAAAAGACTTTCCGAATAATGAAAATGTAATGCTTATAAAAAATGATACAGCACAAATGAAAGATTACTTTGTATCGTACACCAACAAGGAGCAAGAGGGAAAGCATATCTATTACAATATTGATTATTTTAAATTGAACCGCGCAAGCGGATCGCTCGAAAAGAAATTTACGCTTAAGCCCTTTATACAGTTAAATGAGCGCATGGGCAATGTGGCCGAACCAAGTACCAAACACTTTATAGATAAAGATATTTATACCTATGTTCAATATGCTGACTTGGAGGATAAAAAAAATTCGAGCGATTATACAGAACCGCGCACTGTTCAACTGGGTATGGGCGATACGGTTAGTACTAGTTTTGCGCTTGTTATTCTTGATTCCATACGTGCTAAAACAATAAAAGATGGAGGTAGTCAGATGGAGATTGCCGCTCATTTTACTGCACTTGATATTAACAACAAGCGGCATAATATTGAAGCTATTTATAAAATAGAAAACCTGATGGCATACTCCGAACCGGTTATGAATGCAGAGTTAGGGCTACAACTTGCTTTTACCGGAGTAAAACCCAAGGAGAATAAAATTGATATACAACTGTCCGAAAAAAAATCGAACAAGCGAGAGTTTATAATTATGAAAGCCATTGTTTTTCCGCACATCAATATTTTATGGCTGGGTTGCCTCCTCCTTGTTATTGGCACATGGGTGGCAATAGCGCAGCGCATCCGGTTAAACCGCAACTTGCGCGCTTAA
- a CDS encoding T9SS type A sorting domain-containing protein, with translation MMKKFTLMASVVAMLGYNTVNAQQLMPNAPEVSPTMTSVLEGKGGSNNQMALFDVVFTYRLDSILGGNGKAGVAYVNNQLWISNWATDSMFTIDIPALTVNAFTIPGVINNGNNSGVRSFTWDGTNLWASVNSTEAFGIDPVTQTAASSIDFSAVGFSIRSLAYSPTINGGAGGFWVSNFNTDIVETDMNGNVLNTIAAGTHSLAGMYGTAIDYLANPPVAWVHDQTGTAPNTDFIIGIDLTTGSQTGVSHDVLNDISGATNALAGGIFISNFDILPTGAMLALSQATPSNTLLIYDLAHPVGIDESATAFDKSILVYPNPATDFVKVGFNVDPTTFESIQIINAQGAVATEIKTGGSRLETIDISELNSGIYTVKAIGAGKIVTRVITVQ, from the coding sequence ATGATGAAAAAATTTACTTTAATGGCGTCTGTTGTTGCAATGTTAGGCTACAACACAGTAAATGCGCAGCAATTAATGCCTAATGCACCGGAAGTTTCTCCTACCATGACCAGTGTTCTTGAAGGCAAAGGTGGCTCAAATAACCAAATGGCTTTGTTTGATGTAGTATTCACCTACCGCCTCGATTCTATTTTAGGTGGTAATGGCAAAGCTGGAGTTGCTTATGTTAATAATCAGCTTTGGATAAGTAATTGGGCAACCGATTCAATGTTCACCATTGACATTCCTGCACTTACGGTAAATGCATTTACCATTCCAGGAGTAATTAATAATGGAAACAACTCAGGAGTGCGTTCATTTACATGGGATGGAACAAACCTTTGGGCCAGTGTTAACAGCACAGAAGCGTTTGGTATTGATCCGGTTACTCAAACAGCTGCATCTTCTATCGATTTTAGTGCAGTAGGATTCAGCATACGCAGTTTGGCTTATAGCCCTACAATTAATGGCGGTGCTGGTGGTTTTTGGGTTAGCAATTTCAATACAGATATAGTTGAAACCGATATGAATGGTAATGTATTAAATACAATAGCTGCTGGAACCCACAGCTTAGCTGGTATGTATGGAACTGCCATTGACTATTTAGCTAATCCACCTGTTGCATGGGTACATGATCAAACTGGTACCGCTCCTAACACAGATTTTATTATTGGCATTGATCTTACTACCGGATCTCAGACTGGTGTAAGTCATGATGTCCTTAATGACATATCTGGCGCAACGAATGCTTTGGCCGGTGGTATTTTTATTTCTAATTTCGACATACTACCTACTGGAGCTATGTTAGCTTTATCACAAGCAACACCTAGCAATACCTTGTTAATTTACGATCTTGCTCATCCGGTAGGCATTGATGAATCAGCAACCGCATTTGATAAGAGCATTTTGGTATATCCAAATCCTGCTACTGATTTTGTAAAAGTTGGTTTTAATGTTGATCCTACTACTTTCGAGAGCATACAAATTATTAATGCTCAAGGTGCTGTTGCCACTGAAATTAAAACAGGTGGTTCACGTTTAGAGACTATTGATATTTCTGAATTAAACTCAGGCATTTATACAGTTAAAGCTATTGGAGCAGGTAAAATTGTTACCCGTGTAATAACTGTTCAGTAA
- a CDS encoding CcmD family protein has translation MDLMRSNGKILVVVGVIAIIFAGIVAYLINLDKKIKKLEDEKQK, from the coding sequence ATGGATTTAATGAGAAGCAATGGAAAAATATTGGTGGTAGTAGGAGTCATAGCTATCATCTTTGCAGGTATAGTTGCTTACCTGATAAATTTGGATAAGAAAATAAAGAAACTCGAAGACGAAAAACAGAAATGA
- a CDS encoding cytochrome c maturation protein CcmE, with translation MNKYLIFGLLAIAVAIGYIVSLSADVSTYVTFDTAAQNEGREFHIVGKVNFNKPQEYNPQTNANLFTFYMNDTLGNEKKVLLNKAKPQDFEKSQQVVVIGKMQSGDFIASDILMKCPSKYNEVNENTVTTDTITY, from the coding sequence ATGAATAAGTATTTGATTTTTGGATTGTTGGCTATAGCAGTTGCTATAGGCTATATTGTAAGCTTAAGTGCCGATGTGAGTACGTATGTTACCTTTGATACTGCAGCACAAAACGAAGGACGTGAATTCCATATAGTAGGCAAAGTGAATTTTAATAAACCCCAGGAGTATAATCCACAAACTAACGCCAATCTTTTTACATTTTATATGAATGATACACTAGGCAACGAAAAGAAAGTTTTGCTTAACAAAGCAAAACCGCAGGATTTTGAAAAGTCGCAACAGGTGGTAGTAATTGGCAAAATGCAATCGGGCGATTTTATTGCCAGCGATATTTTGATGAAATGCCCGAGCAAGTATAACGAGGTAAACGAAAACACAGTTACTACCGATACAATTACATATTGA
- a CDS encoding 3'-5' exonuclease produces the protein MLLKLSKPLAFVDLETTGVNIGIDRIVEISILKIMPDGTQSVKTKRINPEMPIPPAATKVHGITNEDVANEPNFKTLAGELVSFIDNADIGGYNSNKFDVPMLVDECLRSGINLDMKGRRLVDVQNIFHKMEQRTLSAAYKFYCNKEIQNAHSAEADIKATFEVLVAQLEKYDSLPRDLEALSDFSTVGNFVDYAGRVVYNEKNEEVFNFGKHKGKSVVEVFKQEPSYYDWMMKGEFALQTKQVITSIRLRDLNTKSNGN, from the coding sequence ATGTTGCTAAAACTCTCCAAGCCCCTCGCATTTGTTGATTTAGAAACGACAGGTGTAAATATTGGCATCGACCGAATAGTTGAAATTTCCATTTTGAAAATTATGCCAGATGGAACACAATCGGTAAAAACCAAACGTATAAATCCTGAAATGCCAATACCGCCCGCTGCCACCAAGGTGCATGGGATAACCAATGAAGATGTTGCTAATGAGCCAAATTTTAAAACATTGGCTGGCGAGCTGGTTTCATTTATTGATAATGCGGATATAGGAGGTTATAATAGTAATAAGTTTGATGTACCCATGTTGGTAGATGAGTGCCTGCGGTCAGGCATCAATCTGGACATGAAAGGCAGAAGATTGGTAGATGTGCAGAATATATTTCATAAAATGGAACAACGCACATTGTCTGCTGCTTACAAGTTTTATTGTAACAAAGAGATTCAAAATGCTCACAGTGCCGAAGCCGATATTAAAGCTACATTTGAAGTGCTGGTTGCTCAACTTGAAAAATATGACTCCTTGCCAAGAGACTTGGAGGCATTAAGTGATTTTAGCACGGTTGGAAATTTTGTTGATTATGCGGGCCGAGTAGTTTACAATGAAAAAAACGAGGAGGTCTTTAATTTTGGAAAGCATAAAGGAAAATCAGTTGTCGAGGTTTTTAAACAAGAACCAAGCTATTACGACTGGATGATGAAAGGTGAATTTGCCTTGCAAACAAAGCAAGTAATAACTTCTATACGATTACGTGATTTAAACACAAAAAGCAATGGAAATTAA
- a CDS encoding DUF2520 domain-containing protein has protein sequence MKSIAIIGSGRMARFLAQRLHTNYRLLAIVARNVAMATSMSRKYKCTASSISDFNINQVDIAIIAVSDDAILPVIKMLGKTSTTIIHTSGTKALVVLESYTFNCGVLWPVVSVNDNAKYGAQFNCSYEGSNTKTKREVLALAKALGAKPFYQSSVQREVSHLAAVMVNNFVNHIYHKANAVLLQHDIKPEIIYQIIRATAENAIVYGAENLQTGPALRKDKTTMQRHLQLIKEYPELCKIYKAISESIMHSSQN, from the coding sequence ATGAAGTCGATTGCAATTATAGGAAGTGGTCGTATGGCGCGTTTTCTGGCGCAAAGGTTACATACAAATTATCGTTTACTAGCAATAGTTGCCCGCAATGTTGCCATGGCAACATCCATGTCGAGAAAATATAAATGCACAGCATCTTCTATTTCTGATTTTAATATAAACCAGGTTGATATTGCAATTATTGCCGTAAGTGATGATGCTATACTACCGGTTATAAAAATGTTAGGCAAAACCTCCACAACCATAATCCATACAAGTGGAACAAAAGCACTGGTGGTGCTGGAGTCTTACACGTTCAACTGTGGCGTGCTGTGGCCGGTTGTTTCTGTAAATGATAATGCAAAATATGGAGCCCAATTTAATTGCAGCTACGAGGGCAGCAATACTAAAACTAAACGCGAAGTATTGGCGTTAGCAAAAGCGTTAGGTGCCAAACCTTTTTATCAAAGTAGTGTGCAACGGGAGGTATCGCATCTAGCAGCAGTAATGGTCAACAATTTTGTCAATCATATATATCATAAGGCAAACGCAGTATTACTGCAACACGATATCAAACCCGAAATTATATATCAAATTATTAGGGCAACTGCCGAAAATGCCATTGTTTATGGTGCCGAAAATTTACAAACCGGCCCCGCATTGCGCAAGGACAAAACCACCATGCAGCGGCATTTACAACTAATTAAAGAATACCCAGAGCTGTGTAAAATTTACAAAGCCATATCCGAAAGCATTATGCATAGTAGTCAGAACTGA